The Juglans microcarpa x Juglans regia isolate MS1-56 chromosome 8D, Jm3101_v1.0, whole genome shotgun sequence genomic sequence TTCCTTTCAGATCAACGCCTTGAGATGTTCAAACACATAGGAGACTCAGAAGTAAACGCATCTATAAAAGAAACATATCAACTCTTGCTCAATAACAACAAGCTCATGTTGGTGGAAATGAGGAGATGGTTCGGCAACATTACGCTAAACACTGTATTCAGGATGGTTGTAGGGAAGCGACTTGCTTCGGCTGCCACCGAGGATGAGGATGAAGGAAATGATCTCCAATGTCGGAAGGCATTGACAGATTTCCTCATGTTCGCCGGAAAGTTTGTGGTCTCGGATGCACTTCCATATGTAAGGTGGTTGGACTTGGCTGGGGATGAGAGAGCCATGAAGAAATCCTCAAGAGAAGTGGATCGTGTGCTTCAAGGTTTGCTAGAAGAACATAAACAAAGAAAGCTCTCGAGTGAGGTGAAGAATGGACACCAAGATTTTATGGATGTGATGCTATCCTTTGTCACAGATAACAAAGAGATTTCCAATTTTGATGCCGATACAATCACCAAAGCTACTTGCCTGGTACgatcattaattatattttcgttaacaaaaataattatccaCTAGTGTCTAGTATCATAAGCATTGGCAACATCATATATAGAAAAAGGACCCCATGAGACGAATATAACAACATGATTAGTAATTGCTTTAACATTAATTGAAAGTGTGATTTCTTATATGACCTTGGTGTTTCAGCGCAATGCTAGTTTTCTATATTAGAAGTAGCAATTAGTTACAATTCAAGTTTCACGTGAActattttgaaaccctagtctATGATATCAAGCTACGTATATGTAGAAATGTAATTCCTAATACTCGATACTCGCCCAGTAGACTATGACCTTTGTGGGATATTCTAATTTATCtctaactttgccacttttgcAGAACCTTATCTTAGCGGGCACAGATACAACAGCAGTGACCTTGACATGGGCTCTCTCTCTACTTCTCAACAACCGAGAGGCTCTTGAGAAAGTCCAACAAGAACTAGACCTCCAGGTTGGCAAGGAAAGGCAAGTGAAGGATTCAGACATGAAAAACCTAGTATATCTTCAATCTGTCATCAAAGAAACAATGCGTTTATACCCTGCAGCCCCACTTACTTTACCTCACGAGTCCACCGAAGACTGTACTTTGGCTGGTTACCATGTCCCGGCAGGCACACGCCTTCTTGTTAATCTAGCAAAGATCCATCGAGACCCACTTGTGTGGCCGGATCCAACCAAATTTCGTCCAGAAAGATTCCTTACTACCCACAAAGATATCAACGTTAGGGGTCAGAATTTTGAATTGATACCATTTGGCAGTGGTAGAAGAGTTTGCCCCGGAATCTCGCTTGGGTTAAAACTTACTCAACTGACGCTTGCTACCTTCCTCCATGCTTTTGACATTTCAACCCCATCAGCTGAACCAATAGATATGGTTGAGAAAGACATTGGAGTTACCTCCATGAAAGCAACACCACTCGAAGTCCATCTCACTCCACGCCTTCTTGCTCAATTATATCATGTGTAATTTTGAGTACTAGATATTAAATAACTTATGTGTGAACAACTCGGATACATATTGCTTAACTAGGTGTGTGTTCTTCTGATGCTTATCTTATGCAGGCAATATGtgtatctaataaaaaaaacaagaaggaaGAATAATTACGttcactttttatataatattgtatgTGTTCTCATGTTAAGATTATTGTCCAAATTTAAATCTCGTATTTGCTTAGACAAATTATAATAAGGTTATTGGATAATCATTCAGATCATTGCATCGTTGACCGGGGATCATAGTTTCATATGTTTCCTTGAGGAATGGATCTtatgcaaaaacaaaagaatacaCTGTATAGGCCTGTAcggaaataaaattttatagtCAGCCATACAATAtcatggattttcttttatgttggGGAAAATTATATGTCTACTCCGGCTATAAGAAAAAAAGCatttgtgacagattattttcaacaataatgactatttgcgatgaaaatagactattttttatatgaaattgtcATTTTCGCAAGAAATAACTCACcacaaataagcaattttcttgtagtgtatatcCTCTTCAACTAATATCTCTTCCTAGAATCGCTAAaacaagtatatataaataatgtgtATTTGCcacaaatacccatttttcatcataaataagCCATTTCCACAAAATTGCGTGCCACATTTGATGCAATTTTAACAaccaaaataatgtttttggCGGATTAAACAATTGTGGCAAATGATGACTATTGGCAGCTGTAGCTTGTCGTTGCAAATagtcaaaaagaaaattctcaagTGAGAATAAAAAGCTTTAGGAAATTAAGCAAAAATTTATTAGCCGCAGTTCATAGGGAGACCAAGGACTTTTCTATAGCTAGAAGGTGGGCATTCAAAGATTATCGTCACGAGGCCTCTAGAACTATATTAAAAACTCATAGTTTTATCAAATTCATTGAATTTTTAGAGCTCCAAGCCAAATTCTATTTTGGCATTACCTCAAAAATGACtaagaacaaaaatgaaattgcTCGGGATGTAcattatattgtaattttatttatttttttaaccatttaAGGTGAGAACAAGACTTGGCCTAGCTAGGAAGGCATAGCAGGGGCCTCAATCATGCAAAAAGCTTTTAAGTTGTGATTTTGATAGTaataaacttttatatttttagtatttttaataaaaaatgattttatctaTTATATGTAATCTTTGTAtctactaataaaaatattcacGTTGTTCTGGGTAGCTAGCTATGCAGTATGTAATTCATATACTACTTAAAACCTTTTAATATCATTTACTGTTATACATTATATAGAAAACTCAAAGCTTAGTTTATCATTCACATATAATtatctcttttttaataattcatatataactCGTTTCTAAGTTTAgcctttcttttaattaattgtaatatatgaCATTTTCAAACTTATTCAACCCAGTAATTTGAATTTTTCGACCCTCCATGCATGCCAACTTCTATTTGGCATTACCTCAAAATGACGAGATAACAAACAACCGGTAAAGTACCATACTCCCATTTGCTTGATCAATTTTAACAGCTGATGACACATAAAGTACCTTCAATTGTTAAGGtattcaaatattaattctttaaaaatactCTAGCTATAaagggattttaaaaaataatcttataaattgatgcgGTTTGATGTGCTTCATCAAATTGTAGAATTACTTTTAtcgtaaaatagatctaacagatcaaaTAAagccacgtcaatttgtaaaattacttttgtataattattttttatggatgtAGCACTCCTCTTGGTTGTGACATCTTTCTTGTTCACTAGATTTTCATTggtatcactacaagaaatttgacttttagggacgaattaaatttcatccctaaaagtcatttttggagaaaaacgTTACGTCTCCAGAAATGCTTGAGTTACTAAATTCGTTTGAACGGagaaatatccattcgaacaagatattttgtgacgaacaaaatcgtttcaaaaaaggaaaaccgtTCGCACAgaacaaaatagattcgaacatGGAATTAATATCTGTTTgaacagtatataatctgttcgaataataatattggcgggaaattaatttattttttccggAGAAAGTTAATAACTattcgaacttaaatttctttgtattagtatggatttgtgcatatattttttctattaaagtaccaaatattttttcattaatttgttatcattttcaaaatataaaaatgtgaatatagtatatattatgatttgtggtgagttaaaatatttataaattcataactTAATTTTAggtaattaacttcaaaactttatagtcatttcttttatgttaaatttatataaatataactttgaagatagtatcattttttatattattatgaacaacaagtaaaatgaaaaaaaaaataaacaaagtagcaaacac encodes the following:
- the LOC121242767 gene encoding cytochrome P450 CYP82D47-like, whose protein sequence is MLLQYHPTFNMICITASIFASLLPFLFFLLWKIRRAQQSAPQSTLPPEAGGAWPIIGHLHLLARSKPAHITLGNMADKYGPVFTIRFGVHKTIVVSNSEIAKECFTTKDKTFASRPKAVVSELMGYNYAVFGLSPYGPYWRQVRRITILEFLSDQRLEMFKHIGDSEVNASIKETYQLLLNNNKLMLVEMRRWFGNITLNTVFRMVVGKRLASAATEDEDEGNDLQCRKALTDFLMFAGKFVVSDALPYVRWLDLAGDERAMKKSSREVDRVLQGLLEEHKQRKLSSEVKNGHQDFMDVMLSFVTDNKEISNFDADTITKATCLNLILAGTDTTAVTLTWALSLLLNNREALEKVQQELDLQVGKERQVKDSDMKNLVYLQSVIKETMRLYPAAPLTLPHESTEDCTLAGYHVPAGTRLLVNLAKIHRDPLVWPDPTKFRPERFLTTHKDINVRGQNFELIPFGSGRRVCPGISLGLKLTQLTLATFLHAFDISTPSAEPIDMVEKDIGVTSMKATPLEVHLTPRLLAQLYHV